A window of Phaseolus vulgaris cultivar G19833 chromosome 4, P. vulgaris v2.0, whole genome shotgun sequence genomic DNA:
TATATGTTTGAAGGGatatatttcttcttcttttttttctttctttttcttttgcccCTTTCTTTAGTCAACCATATGAGAActctttttaattataagatattatattcaactaaaaaagtaaatataaaataagataattaatataatataaatagttttataatataatatatttttaattttttttatggatatGTTTGGAGGGTTATATTTCTtcgttttctttcttttttttctttgtttttgtaAGCTATaaggtaaaatatttttaattttttttcttatgtagGTTTCAATGGttatatttcttcttcttgttctttttttttcatcttttttcttctttcttttgtcTTCTGTGTTTTTAGTTTTGTAACCTAcaaagtaaattattttttcatttttttcatatataggTTGaaggaatatattttttttgttttcttctttcttgtactccactttcttttgttaattgtttgagatctctttttaattataagatattatatttaactaaaaaaataaatataaataaaataagataatataagtagttttataatatattatagtcTTAAGTTccaaatatttcaattttagtttttactAAAAGTTAAAAGcaaatataagaaatataagAAGGTTATGAGATTTGTTTTTCTAGGAGCAAATGAttacttttcattttttgttctatataaatttgaatgcatatatttctttttgttctcctttttcttcttattttttcttttttctttcttcctcttacatttttttttctcttttttgtttGCTTTTGTAAGCTAAAAGGTAATttacttttacattttttttcatgtataaGGTTTGAAGGGatatatttcttcttcttccttttttttcatcttttttctttctttttttcttctttgtttttgaTTTTTGTAAGCTAcaatgtaaattatttttacatttttttttatgtataggTTTGAAGGGatatatttcttcttcttctttctttttctttttttttcttctttcctttacCCCTTTCTTTAGTCAACCATTTGAGAActctttttaattataagatattatattcaactaaaaaaataagataattaatataatctatatcaatatttgattttatacttcatttttaaattttcatatttttaaaccCTAAAGCCTTTTGGAAAcacttcaaatttcaaaattttaaattttcaactttttaaattttcaaaattttaaattattaaattatcaaaatatttgcCTCTTTAAGTTCcttcaaaaaaaatttctattttatctttatatcaatatttgattttatttcctTATTATGGATATTGAGTCAtttctattttttcaaaatttttaaatttttaaaatatattttttcaaaatttaaattttcaaaccttcaaattttttaattttcaaatttttaattgtttCAAACCCTAAAGCCTTTTCAAAACAcctcaaatttcaaaattttcaaaaattttaaatttaaaactaaactgaAGGCTTTATAAACCCATCAAACCATTTTCATTTGAAATACCACAAATCTAATAGGTAGAAGTACTTTTTACCGaatctaatatttatttataaaatattttaggcTACAAAGTAAATTAGTTAACATTCATCTTTTGTGTTGTATAGGTTTGAAGACATATAAATCTTTCCTTTTTACATCTTTCTCTTctactttcttctttctccttctttttcttttgctcttTTACTTGTTTTCTTCCTCTACATCATTCCCCTTTCTTTAGTCAACTATTTGAGaaatctttttaattataagataTTATATTCAACTAAAATGATaagataattaatataatataattagtttaataatatattatagtcttcacattactttttaaaataagttatgaaAGTtccaaatatttcaaatttaatttttactaaaaGTTAAAAGTAGATATAGGTAGAAGTACTTTGTACCGaatctaatatttatttatacaatatTTTAGGTTACAATGTAAATTAGTTAACATTCATTTTTTGTGTTGTGCATGTTTGAAGGCATATAAATCTTTCCTTTTtacatctttctttttttctttttttcttctcttctactttcttcttcttttgctcTTTCACTTCTTGTTTTCTTCCTCTACAtcacttttctttttttgttgttgcttctattcttcttctttgtgtccttctttcttctttttattttttgttgttctttcttttttaagaaaaaaaattttcttaaagaaaaaagaacaaCCAAGcgtaaaaagaagaaaggagaacacgaagaaagaagaatagaatcaaaaagaaaaaaagaaaatgatgtggaagaagaaaacaagaagaaaaagagcaaaagaaaaagtaagaagaaagaagaagaaaatgtaaaagaaaaagaatgaagaagagaaaagagagaagaagaagaagaagaagaaatgaaagaaaagaaagattaGAAAAGAAGGTTTTGGAATTTGTTTTTCTAGGCAACAaggtaattaattttttcattttgttttctatatatGTTTGAATGCATATATTTCTCcttgttcttcatttttcttcttatttttttcttctttctttcttcctcttacctttttctatttttaaattttaattttttcaaaccctaaagccttttcaaaacacctcaaatttcaaaattttcaaatttaaaactaaactgaAGGCTTTATAAATCCATCAAaacttttttcattttctattttcatatttcCATTTGAAATACGACAAATCTAATTGGTAGAAGTACTTTTTACCAAatctaataattatttataaaatattttaggcTACAAAGTAAATTAGTTAACATTCATCTTTTGTGTTGTATAGGTTTGAAGGCATATAAATCTTTCCTTTTTACatctttctcttcctttttttctcttctactttcttctttctctttcttttgctCTTTCACTTCTTGTTTTCTTCCTCTAcatcatttttcttcttttgttgttgcttctattctttttctttgtgtttttctttcttctttttattctttgttgttctttcttctttaagaaaaaaattttcttaaagaaaaaagaacaacaaagcgtaaaaagaagaaagaagaacacaaagaaaaagaatagaagcaagaacaaaaaaagaaaaatgatgtaGAGGAAGAAAACAAGAAGTGAAATAGCAAAAGAAAAagtaagaagaaaaaagaagaaaatgtaaaagaaaaagaatgaagaagagaaaagagagaagaagaagaagaaatgaaagaaaagaaagattaGAAAAGAAGGTTTCGGGATTTGTTTTTCTAGGCAACAAGGTAATtactttacatattttttttctatatatgttTGAATGCATATATTTCTCcttgttcttcatttttcttcttatttttttattctttctttcttcctcttatctttttctcttttttgtttgtttttgtaaGCTAAAAGGTAATttacatttacatttttttttatcatgtatATCTTTGAAGGGATATATTTATTcttcttgttcttgttcttcctttttttttcatattttttcttcttctttctttctttcctttttcttctttgttttttttttttgttaagcttcaatttaaattaattttacatttttttcatgtataggtttgaagtgttatatttcttctttcttttaccCCCTTTCCTTAGTCAACTATTTGAGAAATCCTTTTAATTATAAGATATTATattcaactaaaaaaataagataattaatataatataatataatttgtttaataatatattatactcTTCACATTACTTCTTAAAATAAGTTACGAAAGTtccaaatatttcaaaattaatttttactaaAAGTTAAAAGCAGATATAGAAGTACTTTTTATCGaatctaatatttatttatacaatatTTTAGGCTACAAAGTAAATTAATTAACATTCATTTTTGTGTTGTATAGGTTTGAAGGCATATAGATCTTTCCTTTTtacatctttctttttttctttttttcttctcttctactttcttctttctttttcttttgctctttcacttcttgttttcttcctctacatcatttttctatttttcctgTTGCTtctattcttcttctttgtgtccttctttcttctttttattctttgttgttcttttttctttaagaaaaaatgtttcttagagaaaaaagaacaaacaagcgtaaaaagaagaaaggagaacacaaagaaagaagaatataagcaagaagaaaaaaagaaaaagaaatggaaaaagaaaatgtaaaagaaaaagaatgaagaagagaaaaaagagaaaagagagaagaagaagaagtcaAAGAAATGAAAATGAGAAAATAAGGTTTCCGGATTTGTTTTTCTAGACAACAAggtaattacttttaattttttttttctatatatgtttgaatgtatatatttttccttgttcttcattttttttctttctttattcctcttaccttttttctctttttttttgtttgtttttgtaaGCTAAAAGTGatatatttcttcttcttaatttttttcatctatttctttttttctttctttctttcttcttcttcttctttgtttttaatttttgtaagcTACAATGTAAAttacttttacattttttttcatgtatagGTTTGaagggatatatatatatatatatattttttctttcttttgccCCCTTTCTTTAGTCAACCATATGAgaattctttttaattataagatattatattcaactaaaaaatgtaaatataaataaaataagataattaatataatataatataaatagttttataatataatatatttttaatttttttggatatgtttgaagggttatatttcttctttttctttcttttttcttctttgatttttttaagctataaggtaaaatatttttaaaaaaaattctttttttttcttttttttcttttttctttcttttttcttctgtgtttttagttttttaagttacaaagtaaattattttttattttttttcatatataggTTGAAGgaatatttgttttttcttcttctttcttgtaTCCCACTTTCTTTTGTTAATTGTTTGAGATCTCttcttaattataatatattatatttaattaaaaaaatataagatacaGGTACTCaatctaatatttatttatacaatatttagagtaaaatatatatatatatatatatatataatttaaataaataaatctaactGGTCTTTTTAGtatattatattcttttttatatcaTGTTTCGTTATTCTGTGAGtgcttaaaataataataataatcacttaaaattatacattaattaAGCACAAATATAGGTGATATTTGAATCCAACATTTAGATGAAGATGTGTATGCATGTGTCtcattcttattttaaattattaaatcacatttaatttgTTATGTAAcctgaaaaatatatttgtaattatttctatgatctttattttgtttcattaaaagaatatttcttttggtacataattaaaaaagtttTGTTTAAAGGTGTATTGTTTTTTAGGAAACAAATATTAATTCtattgaattaaattattttcagatatttatgttatttatagTGTTGTGGTCGAAAAGATTTGATACATGAAGACagaaaatcaatataaaatgtttAGCCAAAGAACTATGGGTAGCACCTTTTTAAAGGCATaagatattttttcttataatatttgtccttattctttatttttattttctccttttttCTCAATTTGGCTATATACACTGAACGGAGTAAAAGTTTTTACACTAGTAGTTCAAATCCAACCGAAAAATCTTCCACTAACTACTTTGATTCAGCTTTTCTGGAGAATCTAAActtaaaattaagaattaaaaacaTGAATGCACGACGTTACGAAGTTACGAATCATAAGAAAAGTTCAATTTCTTATTTTCCATCATGATTCTGATTCGATCTAAGTCTAATATTTCAGTTCCAGTGGAGCAATTCACCAGAATGATAATTATACAGATAGAAGAAAAAgcaaaagaggaaaaaaaagaaggaaaatcATACCACGGAAGTAGCCACCGGAGACGGCGTCGGAATTTCAATCGGCGGCTAAGACTGATGAACTGAGCCATTGGTGTTCTTGGAGGTCATCATCATCGTCTTGAACTCCTCAAAGTTGACGAATCCGTCGCCGTCGGCGTCGACGGACTTGATCATGTCGCTGCATTCATCGACGGAGCACTTGAGGCCGAGGCGGTTGAGCGCGAGGTGGAGCTCCTCAGCTGAGATCAGGCCGTTTTTGTCGCGGTCGTAGAGGTCGAAGGCGTCGTGGAACTCGCCGTCACCGCCGTCCGCGGCGTCGGAGCGGCAGAAGGCGGCGAACTCGGTGAGGCTGATGAAACCGTCGCGGTCAGTGTCGAGGTCTTCCATGACGCGGCGGAGGTCCTCCGGCGAGACGCCGGATCCGAGCGTCTTGAGCACGCTGTCGAGCTCGTCCGTGGAGATCTTGCCATCGCCGTTGGCGTCGAAGCGGTTGAAGACTCTCTCCAGTTCGTTCATGTCTTCGAAGTAAGGAAATGAAGCGGGATCCGATTTAGGTTTCGGGTCGGATTCTGAAGGCACGGGTGGGTTCGTTGTTGCCATTGCTCCTTTCGTTGGATATAGCCTTTGGTTTGAATGAACGGTTGAGGGTGCTTTTCAGTGTGGTTTGGTTTTATAGTAGTTTTGTATTATTACTGTTCGGTGTGGGACTATAACAGATTCGTAAAATACCACTTTTTCGACTTTATTTTAGGTCAATgtgcttaaaaaaaaaaatcaaaatgtaCAAATCTATTTCACTGgttaaaattgattaaataaaataaggtttacaaaagttatattttcaataaattttaataaacatatattaaaGAATCCATTACCCATTTTTTTTCACTCATTTTTATGGTATATGAATCAcctataaattaatttgttaaaaatatcttatatagtttatttaatatttaatgattaaTTTACACCTAAAGTAATACTAAACTTATAATGTGAGATTGCTGTGTTGAGTGACAGTGTTTGTGATAGAGAAAGATTGCCAAAAGAACAAGAATGACACATTTTCATGCCAAAAAAGTTAAATTGATTGCTTGAAGGATGAACATTGGAATTTATAGTTGCCCATTGAGAGTATTCAATGAACATTGAGTGGACTTTATGCATCACTGCATGTGATTTAACTGCCAACCCTTCAATGCATGCCTTTCAATGTGGAGACCACCTACTATTCaatatttttagatttattttaacACCATGCATTATTTTTAATGTGATATAAGATCTCAAACATctcatttaattttgtttttttagcaAAATTCTATTgacaatttaatattttaaactataatatttaagattatattttttaaataatgatttAAGATTATCtttgtataaaataattaaaaattcaagAGATATTCCAATCTTATTACACCCAACAAACATGAATAtgcataacaaaaaaaataacttatgaCCTGTAAAACAAAATCATCATTCTCTAAATCATTGTACAAGACTCCTATATACCTAGTTATTCTAAACATAGAAGAACTTGGTACATACAAAAGCATAACTCCAAcctcaaaaaacaaaaaacctaCAGAATTGGATAAGGGTTTGGGCATGAAGTTATACCTCTCTCAGGATAAAAACTTGCTAAAATTAAGTATCTCTCAGTAAATCATATCATTCTTAAATATTAAGCTTACATTAAATGGAATGTATCTCAGACCTTGCACAAGTGAGAATTAATGTTTTGTGATATCAATCAGGTATGCAGAATTTCTATCAAAATATCAATCAAGTTGAAAAAATGTCAACTAATTTTTGTTCTAATTGTAGATTTCACTTAGATCTTAAGTAACTTTTTGGTggttctttaaaataaaatcctaca
This region includes:
- the LOC137837952 gene encoding probable calcium-binding protein CML27, with protein sequence MATTNPPVPSESDPKPKSDPASFPYFEDMNELERVFNRFDANGDGKISTDELDSVLKTLGSGVSPEDLRRVMEDLDTDRDGFISLTEFAAFCRSDAADGGDGEFHDAFDLYDRDKNGLISAEELHLALNRLGLKCSVDECSDMIKSVDADGDGFVNFEEFKTMMMTSKNTNGSVHQS